A single genomic interval of Saccharothrix saharensis harbors:
- a CDS encoding substrate-binding and VWA domain-containing protein, producing MTARNPDDPGRFRRVLLPVGALIGVVAAAGITVVALRATSGPECKGTLPLKIAVTPAIEEVVRGAADDYQATQPMVEGKCVQVQVEARGAADVANELPTAQINPPALWVPDSSMWAAETQRQAGDEGEEAPRLDILDPLASSPLVIAGSEASMSALGWPITPVTWAKVVDPKVPVTLSDPTTSTEGLATLAVIRAQLGNPDGTPKPELIGALLRVGRNALPSVRDAFGKVVQGDENAPVFTASEQSVLAANRTAGSRRVVASYPKEGTVSFDYPLVRVTRSGEQAGTAQAADGFAKALRAGRTAQRFAEAGFRTPDGKAPGGWTNEEDGVRGDDVAVLRTPDPDQVSELLRTWGAVSLDTRLLAVLDVSGSMAEKMSNGQTRVEAAREAALTALGMLPDTSEIGLWAFSTNKKPPNDWIELVPMGPLGEPIGGAPRRVQLQKGAGGLPALVGGGTALHETALAAFRQVQRTYDPSKINSVTLITDGSNDDISSIDLPALVATLKQEVDPARPVPMIMVGLGADADMNALRQIAEATGGKAYQAMEPEDIRGVLLDGISQRRCRPNC from the coding sequence ATGACAGCGCGCAACCCGGACGACCCCGGCCGCTTCCGCCGCGTCCTCCTGCCCGTCGGCGCCCTGATCGGCGTCGTCGCCGCCGCGGGCATCACCGTCGTGGCGCTGCGGGCCACCAGCGGGCCGGAGTGCAAGGGCACCCTACCGCTCAAGATCGCCGTCACGCCGGCGATCGAGGAAGTCGTGCGGGGTGCCGCCGACGACTACCAGGCCACCCAGCCGATGGTGGAAGGCAAGTGCGTCCAGGTGCAGGTCGAGGCGCGCGGCGCGGCCGACGTGGCCAACGAGCTGCCGACCGCGCAGATCAACCCGCCCGCGCTGTGGGTGCCGGACTCGTCCATGTGGGCCGCCGAGACCCAGCGGCAGGCCGGCGACGAGGGCGAGGAGGCGCCGCGGCTCGACATCCTCGACCCGCTGGCGAGCTCGCCGCTGGTGATCGCGGGCTCGGAGGCCTCGATGTCCGCGCTGGGGTGGCCGATCACGCCCGTGACCTGGGCGAAGGTCGTCGACCCGAAGGTGCCGGTGACGTTGAGCGACCCGACCACGTCCACCGAGGGCCTGGCCACGCTGGCGGTCATCCGGGCGCAGCTCGGCAACCCGGACGGCACGCCGAAGCCGGAGCTGATCGGCGCGCTGCTGCGGGTCGGCCGCAACGCGCTGCCGTCCGTGCGCGACGCGTTCGGCAAGGTCGTGCAGGGCGACGAGAACGCGCCCGTGTTCACCGCTTCGGAGCAGTCGGTGCTGGCGGCCAACCGCACGGCCGGGTCGCGCCGCGTCGTCGCCTCCTACCCCAAGGAGGGCACGGTCTCGTTCGACTACCCGTTGGTGCGGGTCACCCGGTCGGGCGAGCAGGCGGGCACCGCGCAGGCCGCGGACGGCTTCGCGAAGGCGCTGCGCGCGGGCCGGACCGCCCAGCGGTTCGCCGAGGCGGGCTTCCGCACGCCCGACGGCAAGGCGCCCGGCGGGTGGACCAACGAGGAGGACGGCGTGCGCGGCGACGACGTGGCCGTGCTCAGGACGCCGGACCCGGACCAGGTCTCGGAGCTGCTGCGCACGTGGGGCGCGGTGAGCCTGGACACCCGGCTGCTGGCGGTGCTGGACGTGTCCGGCTCGATGGCCGAGAAGATGAGCAACGGCCAGACCCGGGTCGAGGCGGCTCGCGAGGCGGCGCTGACCGCGCTGGGCATGCTGCCGGACACCTCGGAGATCGGCCTGTGGGCGTTCTCGACGAACAAGAAGCCGCCGAACGACTGGATCGAGCTGGTGCCGATGGGGCCGCTGGGCGAGCCGATCGGCGGCGCGCCGCGACGGGTGCAGCTGCAGAAGGGCGCGGGTGGCCTGCCCGCCCTGGTCGGCGGCGGCACGGCGCTGCACGAGACGGCGCTGGCCGCGTTCCGGCAAGTGCAGCGGACCTACGACCCGTCGAAGATCAACTCGGTCACGCTGATCACCGACGGCAGCAACGACGACATCTCCAGCATCGACCTGCCCGCCCTGGTGGCCACGCTGAAGCAGGAGGTCGACCCGGCCCGCCCGGTGCCGATGATCATGGTCGGGCTGGGCGCGGACGCGGACATGAACGCGCTGCGGCAGATCGCCGAGGCCACCGGCGGGAAGGCCTACCAGGCGATGGAGCCGGAGGACATCCGCGGCGTCCTGCTGGACGGCATCTCGCAGAGGCGCTGCCGGCCGAACTGCTGA
- the hpt gene encoding hypoxanthine phosphoribosyltransferase: MYDGDISSVLISEQEISDKVTELANKVAADYPADGGNDLVLITVLKGAVMFMTDLARALPVPVQLEFMAVSSYGSSTSSSGVVRILKDLDRDIADRDVIIVEDIIDSGLTLSWLLKNLASRKPRSLEVCTLLRKPDAVKVEVPVKYVGFEIPNEFVVGYGLDYAERYRDLPYIGALDPKVYSS; the protein is encoded by the coding sequence GTGTACGACGGCGACATCAGTTCCGTGCTCATCAGCGAGCAGGAGATCAGCGACAAGGTCACCGAGCTGGCCAACAAGGTCGCGGCTGACTACCCGGCCGACGGCGGGAACGACCTGGTGCTGATCACCGTGCTCAAGGGCGCGGTGATGTTCATGACCGACCTGGCCCGGGCGTTGCCGGTGCCGGTGCAGCTGGAGTTCATGGCGGTGAGCTCCTACGGCTCGTCGACCTCGTCCTCCGGGGTGGTGCGCATCCTCAAGGACCTCGACCGGGACATCGCGGACCGCGACGTGATCATCGTCGAGGACATCATCGACTCCGGCCTGACGCTGTCGTGGCTGCTGAAGAACCTGGCGTCGCGCAAGCCGCGGTCGCTGGAGGTCTGCACGCTGCTGCGCAAGCCGGACGCGGTCAAGGTCGAGGTGCCGGTGAAGTACGTCGGCTTCGAGATCCCGAACGAGTTCGTGGTGGGCTACGGCCTGGACTACGCCGAGCGCTACCGCGACCTGCCCTACATCGGCGCGCTGGACCCGAAGGTGTACTCGAGCTGA
- the tilS gene encoding tRNA lysidine(34) synthetase TilS, translating to MNGPLAEVRTAVKRFLADHRPDRVAVAVSGGADSLALAAVTAGLTEASAVVVDHGLQPGSADVAERAARTCRDLGLTAEVRRVEVAGSGGPEAAARRARYAALRPERGLVLLGHTRDDQAETVLLGLGRGSGPRSIAGMRPHDPPWGRPLLRVSRATTRAACDELGITPWDDPHNEDPRYTRVRLRREVLPLLEEVLQGGVADALARTAAHLREDNDALDELAGAFAGDRCSVAEVERLPTALRRRVLRRWLLEENVPELSDSHLRRVDALVSEWRGQGGVWLPGGFVARRAHGRLRVEPVQS from the coding sequence GTGAACGGACCGCTCGCCGAGGTGCGCACGGCCGTCAAGCGCTTCCTCGCCGACCACCGGCCCGACCGGGTCGCGGTGGCCGTCAGCGGCGGCGCGGACTCGCTCGCCCTGGCCGCCGTCACGGCGGGGCTGACCGAGGCGTCCGCCGTCGTCGTGGACCACGGCTTGCAACCCGGCTCGGCGGACGTCGCCGAACGGGCCGCGCGGACGTGCCGCGACCTGGGCCTGACCGCCGAGGTGCGCCGGGTGGAGGTCGCTGGATCGGGTGGACCCGAGGCCGCCGCCCGCAGGGCCAGGTACGCCGCGCTGAGACCGGAGCGCGGCCTGGTCCTGCTCGGCCACACCCGTGACGACCAGGCCGAGACGGTCCTGCTGGGCCTCGGCCGCGGCTCCGGCCCGCGCAGCATCGCCGGCATGCGCCCGCACGACCCGCCGTGGGGCCGCCCGCTGCTGCGGGTCTCCCGGGCGACGACCAGGGCCGCGTGCGACGAGCTCGGCATCACCCCGTGGGACGACCCGCACAACGAAGACCCCCGCTACACGCGCGTCCGCCTGCGCCGCGAGGTCCTGCCGCTGCTGGAAGAGGTGCTCCAGGGCGGTGTGGCCGACGCCCTCGCCCGCACCGCCGCCCACCTGCGCGAGGACAACGACGCGCTGGACGAGCTGGCCGGGGCGTTCGCGGGCGACCGCTGCTCGGTGGCCGAGGTCGAACGGCTGCCGACGGCGCTGCGGCGGCGCGTGCTGCGGCGGTGGCTGCTGGAGGAGAACGTGCCCGAGTTGTCCGACTCGCACCTGCGCCGGGTGGACGCGCTGGTGAGCGAGTGGCGCGGGCAGGGCGGCGTGTGGCTGCCCGGCGGCTTTGTGGCGCGGCGTGCGCATGGCAGGCTGCGAGTGGAACCAGTGCAGTCATGA
- a CDS encoding zinc-dependent metalloprotease, whose protein sequence is MNPATQDRSAPVDWALAVTTATRLVRPGPIVPRAEADVAVHRLRELAVDAEVHVRELTGLGHGLPLAQGEVVDRPGWVRAAVQGLAALTDGALPKQSGAFGGVLAGTAGVQAGVVVAFLSGRVLGQYDPFSDGGRLLLVAPNIVGAQRALDVPGEDFSMWVCLHEGTHRLQFTAVPWLADHFAGLVATLLGSMDEGIAPRLRDLPKRLREAGGLVELLQSPGQREVLDRLIALSTLLEGHADHVMDAVGPDVVPSVRTIRERFTARRQGGGVLDRVLRTLLGVEAKVRQYAEGAAFTGHVVDAVGMDRFNAVWTSPDTLPTRAEIADPAGWLRRVQP, encoded by the coding sequence GTGAACCCGGCGACGCAGGACCGCAGTGCCCCGGTCGATTGGGCCCTGGCCGTCACCACCGCGACCAGGCTCGTCCGCCCCGGCCCGATCGTGCCCAGAGCCGAGGCCGACGTCGCCGTGCACCGCCTGCGGGAACTCGCCGTGGACGCCGAGGTGCACGTGCGCGAGCTCACCGGCCTCGGCCACGGCCTGCCGCTCGCGCAGGGCGAGGTGGTCGACCGGCCGGGCTGGGTGCGCGCCGCCGTGCAGGGCCTCGCCGCCCTCACCGACGGCGCCCTGCCCAAGCAGTCCGGCGCGTTCGGCGGCGTCCTCGCGGGCACGGCGGGCGTCCAGGCGGGCGTCGTGGTCGCGTTCCTCAGCGGCCGGGTGCTCGGCCAGTACGACCCGTTCTCCGACGGCGGCAGGCTGCTGCTGGTCGCGCCGAACATCGTGGGCGCCCAGCGCGCCCTCGACGTGCCCGGCGAGGACTTCAGCATGTGGGTGTGCCTGCACGAGGGCACCCACCGCCTCCAGTTCACCGCCGTGCCGTGGCTCGCCGACCACTTCGCGGGCCTGGTCGCCACCCTGCTCGGCAGCATGGACGAGGGCATCGCGCCCCGCCTGCGCGACCTGCCGAAGCGGCTGCGCGAGGCGGGCGGGCTGGTGGAGCTGCTGCAGAGCCCCGGCCAGCGCGAGGTGCTGGACCGGCTCATCGCCCTGTCGACCCTGCTGGAGGGCCACGCGGACCACGTGATGGACGCCGTCGGCCCGGACGTCGTGCCGTCGGTCCGCACCATCCGCGAGCGCTTCACCGCCCGGCGCCAGGGCGGCGGCGTGCTCGACCGCGTGCTGCGCACCCTCCTCGGCGTCGAGGCCAAGGTGCGCCAGTACGCCGAGGGCGCGGCGTTCACCGGGCACGTCGTCGACGCGGTCGGCATGGACCGCTTCAACGCCGTCTGGACCAGCCCCGACACGCTGCCGACCCGCGCCGAGATCGCGGACCCGGCGGGCTGGCTGCGTCGCGTCCAACCGTGA
- the dacB gene encoding D-alanyl-D-alanine carboxypeptidase/D-alanyl-D-alanine endopeptidase, whose amino-acid sequence MPDEPSWPTVDGDEVDREPPTVQVRRPDPPTMRIKAPVPAKPVRVPPKPASPPPPAPPTEIKSEPEPVPEPITEREEPAPPTRRRKRPFVVGAVVLLVLALAGTAVVGTQRGWFDATPAPTTAAPTPPAPVTLSMKGVGGEGVPPTAAGVRAVLAGPAANPLLTPLAGLVVDPVTGSALWNQGETTPQTPASTIKVLTAAAALLALDHTSQFSTKVVRGAQPGSVVLVGGGDPTLSSLPAGETTVYPGAPTLDDLVGQVRTKGGQITQVQYDVSRYAGPGTALGWHPDDVPGGYVAPIEPVMLDGGRGDPKKSDTPRTATPAETAARALAQRLGVPAVAAGVASPGAEVLGEVKSVPVDQLVENLMQISDNVLAETMAREVAKARGLEPSFAGAAQAVRDVLTEHGFDLSTSTIVDGSGLSPNDKVPAKLLADVLVAAAKPDASDARTAKLRPLLTALPVAGGSGTLATRYAQWGAGGRGWVRAKTGTLTAVNTLAGVVVDVDGRLLVFAFMSSSPESDFDRVRGALDEMAAALRGCGC is encoded by the coding sequence GTGCCCGACGAGCCATCGTGGCCGACCGTTGACGGCGACGAGGTCGACCGCGAGCCGCCAACGGTGCAGGTCAGGCGGCCCGATCCGCCCACGATGCGGATCAAGGCGCCGGTGCCGGCCAAGCCGGTCCGGGTGCCACCCAAGCCCGCCTCCCCGCCCCCTCCGGCCCCGCCGACCGAGATCAAGTCGGAACCTGAACCGGTCCCTGAACCGATCACGGAACGTGAAGAGCCGGCGCCGCCGACCCGGCGGCGCAAGCGCCCGTTCGTGGTCGGCGCGGTGGTGCTGCTGGTGCTCGCGCTCGCCGGCACGGCGGTGGTGGGGACGCAGCGCGGCTGGTTCGACGCCACGCCCGCGCCGACGACCGCCGCGCCGACGCCGCCCGCGCCCGTGACGCTGTCGATGAAGGGCGTCGGCGGGGAGGGCGTGCCACCGACGGCCGCGGGGGTGCGGGCGGTGCTGGCCGGTCCGGCGGCGAACCCGCTGCTGACGCCGTTGGCGGGCCTGGTGGTGGACCCGGTGACCGGCTCGGCGCTGTGGAACCAGGGCGAGACCACGCCGCAGACGCCCGCGTCCACGATCAAGGTGCTGACCGCGGCGGCGGCGCTGCTGGCGCTCGACCACACGTCCCAGTTCTCGACCAAGGTGGTGCGCGGCGCGCAGCCGGGGTCGGTCGTGCTGGTGGGCGGCGGCGACCCGACGTTGTCGTCCCTGCCCGCGGGCGAGACCACCGTGTACCCGGGCGCGCCGACGCTGGACGACCTGGTGGGGCAGGTGCGGACCAAGGGCGGTCAGATCACGCAGGTGCAGTACGACGTGTCGCGGTACGCCGGTCCGGGCACCGCGCTCGGCTGGCACCCCGACGACGTGCCGGGCGGGTACGTCGCGCCGATCGAGCCCGTGATGCTGGACGGCGGGCGTGGCGACCCGAAGAAGTCGGACACCCCGCGCACGGCCACGCCCGCCGAGACGGCCGCGCGGGCGCTGGCGCAGCGGCTGGGCGTGCCCGCGGTGGCGGCGGGCGTGGCGTCGCCGGGCGCGGAGGTGCTCGGCGAGGTGAAGTCCGTGCCGGTGGACCAGCTCGTCGAGAACCTGATGCAGATCTCGGACAACGTGCTGGCCGAGACGATGGCGCGGGAGGTGGCCAAGGCACGCGGGCTGGAGCCGTCGTTCGCGGGCGCGGCGCAGGCGGTGCGGGACGTGCTGACCGAGCACGGGTTCGACCTGTCGACGTCCACGATCGTGGACGGCAGCGGGTTGTCGCCGAACGACAAGGTGCCCGCGAAGCTGCTGGCGGACGTGCTGGTGGCGGCGGCGAAGCCGGACGCCTCCGACGCGCGGACGGCCAAGCTGCGGCCGTTGCTGACGGCCCTCCCGGTGGCGGGTGGCAGCGGCACGCTGGCGACCCGGTACGCGCAGTGGGGCGCGGGTGGGCGCGGCTGGGTGCGGGCCAAGACGGGCACGCTGACCGCCGTGAACACGCTCGCGGGCGTCGTGGTGGACGTGGACGGCCGGCTGCTGGTGTTCGCGTTCATGTCGTCGAGCCCCGAGAGCGACTTCGACCGGGTGCGCGGCGCGTTGGACGAGATGGCGGCGGCCCTGCGCGGTTGCGGCTGCTGA
- a CDS encoding inorganic diphosphatase has product MEFDVTIEIPKGVRNKYEMDHKTGRIRLDRTLFTATQYPADYGFVDDTLGEDGDPLDALVLVQEPTFPGCLIRARAIGMFRMTDEKGGDDKLLCVPAEDPRSEHLRDIHHLNEFYRLEIQHFFEVYKDLEPGKSVEGATWVGRTEAEAEIVRSYQRLKDAVARGEEHH; this is encoded by the coding sequence GTGGAGTTCGACGTCACCATCGAGATCCCCAAGGGGGTCCGCAACAAGTACGAGATGGACCACAAGACGGGGCGCATCCGGCTGGACCGGACCCTGTTCACGGCCACTCAGTACCCGGCGGACTACGGGTTCGTCGACGACACCCTGGGCGAGGACGGCGACCCGCTCGACGCGCTCGTGCTGGTCCAGGAACCGACGTTCCCCGGCTGCCTGATCCGGGCCCGCGCGATCGGCATGTTCCGCATGACCGACGAGAAGGGCGGCGACGACAAGCTGCTCTGCGTCCCGGCGGAGGACCCGCGCTCGGAGCACCTGCGCGACATCCACCACCTCAACGAGTTCTACCGGCTGGAGATCCAGCACTTCTTCGAGGTCTACAAGGACCTGGAGCCGGGCAAGAGCGTCGAGGGCGCGACGTGGGTCGGCCGCACCGAGGCCGAGGCCGAGATCGTGCGCTCGTACCAGCGCCTGAAGGACGCGGTGGCGCGCGGCGAGGAGCACCACTGA
- a CDS encoding MDR family MFS transporter: MSETTTRADAPPPGAALLTHRQILTILSGLLLGLFLAALDQMIVATAMKTIADELHGQTLQAWATTAYLITATISTPLYGKLSDIYGRKPMYLTAISLFLAGSLLSGIANSMYELAAFRAVQGLGAGGLMSLAMAILADITSPRERSRYTGYFMAVFGISSVAGPVVGGLFAGMESFLGTAGWRWVFLINVPIALVALVVVAKVLNIPHKRVNHRIDFVGAGLLTIGLVPLLIVAEQGREWGWASGTAIAMYVVGVLGLVGFVFVERRMGDEALLPLRLFRRQTFSLGNLINFILGIGMFGGMVSLPLYLQIVKGYSATESGLMMLPLTFGIMMAAGTSGNITAKTGRYKVFPVVGFGVMTVSLFLFSTVGTDTPIFQPLVLMFFLGAGLGLCMQTLLVAIQNDAEPRDMGVATSSATFFRQIGGTVGTAVFLSILFSTVADKIGSALRTAAGTPDFQAVLARPENREFAVGLQSGTGFDLDNTEFLAKLDPVLARPFLDGFSDSIGLVFLVGSLVTLIGFALIWFLREVPLSNRSGLERVQDEKAAGEQPAPIAMH; the protein is encoded by the coding sequence ATGTCGGAAACGACAACCCGAGCGGACGCGCCGCCACCCGGCGCCGCCCTGCTCACCCACCGGCAGATCCTGACGATCCTGTCGGGCCTGCTGCTCGGGCTGTTCCTGGCCGCGCTCGACCAGATGATCGTGGCGACCGCCATGAAGACCATCGCGGACGAGCTGCACGGCCAGACCCTGCAGGCGTGGGCGACCACCGCCTACCTGATCACCGCGACGATCTCCACGCCGCTGTACGGCAAGCTGTCCGACATCTACGGCCGCAAGCCGATGTACCTGACCGCGATCTCGCTGTTCCTCGCGGGCTCGCTGCTGTCCGGCATCGCGAACTCGATGTACGAGCTGGCCGCGTTCCGCGCGGTGCAGGGCCTGGGCGCCGGTGGCCTGATGTCGCTGGCCATGGCGATCCTGGCGGACATCACGTCGCCGCGTGAGCGCAGCCGCTACACGGGCTACTTCATGGCGGTGTTCGGCATCTCCAGCGTCGCGGGCCCGGTCGTCGGCGGCCTGTTCGCGGGCATGGAGTCGTTCCTGGGCACGGCCGGCTGGCGCTGGGTGTTCCTGATCAACGTGCCGATCGCGCTGGTCGCGCTGGTCGTGGTGGCCAAGGTGCTCAACATCCCGCACAAGCGGGTGAACCACCGGATCGACTTCGTCGGCGCGGGACTGCTCACCATCGGCCTGGTGCCGCTGCTGATCGTGGCCGAGCAGGGCCGCGAGTGGGGCTGGGCGTCGGGCACGGCGATCGCCATGTACGTCGTCGGCGTGCTGGGCCTGGTCGGCTTCGTCTTCGTCGAGCGCCGGATGGGCGACGAGGCGCTGCTGCCGCTGCGGCTGTTCCGGCGGCAGACGTTCTCGCTGGGCAACCTGATCAACTTCATCCTCGGCATCGGCATGTTCGGCGGCATGGTCTCGCTGCCGCTGTACCTGCAGATCGTGAAGGGCTACTCGGCCACCGAGTCCGGCCTGATGATGCTGCCGCTGACGTTCGGCATCATGATGGCGGCGGGCACGAGCGGCAACATCACCGCCAAGACCGGCCGCTACAAGGTGTTCCCGGTCGTCGGGTTCGGCGTGATGACGGTCTCGCTGTTCCTGTTCAGCACGGTCGGCACGGACACGCCGATCTTCCAGCCGCTGGTGCTGATGTTCTTCCTGGGCGCCGGTCTCGGCCTGTGCATGCAGACCCTGCTGGTGGCCATCCAGAACGACGCCGAGCCGCGGGACATGGGCGTGGCGACCTCGTCGGCCACGTTCTTCCGCCAGATCGGCGGCACGGTCGGCACCGCGGTGTTCCTGTCGATCCTGTTCAGCACGGTCGCCGACAAGATCGGCTCCGCGCTGCGCACGGCGGCCGGCACGCCCGACTTCCAGGCCGTGCTGGCCCGGCCGGAGAACCGCGAGTTCGCCGTCGGCCTGCAGAGCGGCACGGGCTTCGACCTGGACAACACCGAGTTCCTGGCCAAGCTCGACCCGGTGCTGGCGCGGCCGTTCCTGGACGGCTTCTCCGACTCCATCGGCCTGGTGTTCCTGGTCGGCTCGCTGGTGACGCTGATCGGCTTCGCGCTGATCTGGTTCCTGCGCGAGGTGCCGCTGTCCAACCGGTCCGGTCTGGAGCGGGTGCAGGACGAGAAGGCGGCGGGCGAGCAGCCCGCGCCCATCGCGATGCACTGA
- a CDS encoding MarR family winged helix-turn-helix transcriptional regulator, translating to MTTPVGDEVRADELVLADRLGMALVRMNKMHACVAAHMSKSGLDKASFVLLANLDQLGPSRSSALAEAVFSDPSTVSRQVATLVKDGLVERRADPEDGRASVLAVTEVGTRLLAERRAQRNVALARLFTDWSPREWTEFIEYFERFVGDYEKALPDFIAESGLGPRSEEEK from the coding sequence ATGACGACCCCGGTGGGTGACGAAGTGCGGGCCGACGAGCTCGTCCTGGCCGACCGGCTCGGCATGGCGCTGGTGCGGATGAACAAGATGCATGCCTGCGTCGCCGCGCACATGAGCAAGTCGGGCTTGGACAAGGCCTCCTTCGTGCTGCTGGCCAACCTCGACCAGCTCGGCCCCTCCCGGTCGAGCGCCCTGGCCGAGGCGGTGTTCTCCGACCCGTCCACGGTCAGCCGCCAGGTGGCGACGCTGGTCAAGGACGGCCTGGTGGAACGCCGGGCCGACCCGGAGGACGGCCGGGCGAGCGTGCTCGCGGTGACCGAGGTGGGCACGCGCCTGCTCGCCGAGCGCCGCGCCCAGCGCAACGTCGCACTGGCCCGGCTGTTCACGGACTGGTCCCCGCGGGAGTGGACCGAGTTCATCGAGTACTTCGAGCGCTTCGTGGGGGACTACGAGAAGGCGCTACCGGACTTCATCGCTGAGAGCGGACTGGGGCCGCGCTCAGAAGAGGAGAAGTGA
- a CDS encoding DUF4442 domain-containing protein: MSADHSFVAEAMKQAVPWVKTMGVEFTEVSGDRVVAELPDREDLRNHVGGPHAAMVFGVGETASGAVVMAAFAPHLDKATPLVARSDIAYKKLALGPLRAEAVLGRPAAEVVAELESGVRPEFPVTVTITDAQGVTTGEMAVVWTLRPNR, encoded by the coding sequence ATGAGCGCTGACCACTCGTTCGTCGCCGAGGCGATGAAGCAGGCCGTGCCGTGGGTGAAGACCATGGGCGTCGAGTTCACCGAGGTCTCCGGCGATCGCGTGGTCGCCGAACTGCCCGACCGCGAGGACCTGCGCAACCACGTCGGCGGGCCGCACGCCGCGATGGTGTTCGGCGTCGGGGAGACCGCCTCCGGCGCCGTCGTGATGGCCGCCTTCGCGCCGCACCTGGACAAGGCCACGCCGCTGGTGGCGCGGTCCGACATCGCCTACAAGAAGCTGGCCCTGGGCCCGCTGCGCGCCGAGGCCGTGCTGGGCCGACCGGCGGCGGAGGTCGTGGCCGAGTTGGAGTCGGGCGTCCGGCCGGAGTTCCCGGTCACCGTGACGATCACCGACGCGCAGGGCGTGACGACCGGCGAGATGGCCGTCGTCTGGACCCTGCGCCCGAACCGCTGA
- a CDS encoding excalibur calcium-binding domain-containing protein, which yields MAGRTAGSADSGPLASWRKLPRKRRILITVGVVVLFLFIVGITNPTPEDGTPRALNATGTTTTTTTSTSTTTTTSTTTTTTTPPPVTVAEVVDGRTITVSGGGRVQLAGLAQPGECWSAAAVDFLKTSLAGKDLRVVGATVLLPDGVDLALHAAGKGMARAEATATAALVAAQDAAKAAGLGLWGAPCAGADTVAPPPPPPPAPKPTYNPPPPRPAPQPVQPAPQPVQPAPVEAYYANCDAVRAAGKAPLYAGQPGYRAALDRDKDGVACE from the coding sequence ATGGCAGGTAGAACCGCAGGCTCCGCGGATTCAGGGCCGTTAGCTTCCTGGCGCAAGCTCCCCCGCAAGCGCCGCATCCTCATCACCGTCGGTGTCGTGGTGCTGTTCTTGTTCATCGTCGGCATCACCAACCCGACGCCCGAAGACGGCACCCCGCGCGCCCTCAACGCGACGGGAACGACGACGACCACCACCACGTCGACGTCCACCACGACCACCACGAGCACGACGACCACCACCACCACGCCCCCGCCCGTCACGGTCGCCGAAGTGGTCGACGGGCGCACGATCACCGTGTCGGGTGGCGGGCGCGTGCAGCTGGCCGGCCTCGCCCAGCCCGGCGAGTGCTGGTCGGCCGCCGCGGTGGACTTCCTGAAGACCTCGTTGGCCGGCAAGGACCTGCGGGTGGTCGGCGCGACCGTGCTGCTGCCCGACGGCGTCGACCTGGCCCTGCACGCGGCGGGCAAGGGCATGGCCCGCGCCGAGGCGACCGCGACCGCCGCGCTGGTCGCCGCCCAGGACGCGGCGAAGGCCGCCGGCCTCGGCCTTTGGGGCGCGCCGTGCGCCGGCGCCGACACGGTCGCACCGCCGCCACCCCCGCCGCCCGCGCCGAAGCCGACCTACAACCCACCGCCGCCGCGACCGGCACCGCAACCGGTGCAACCGGCACCGCAACCGGTGCAACCGGCTCCGGTCGAGGCCTACTACGCCAACTGCGACGCCGTCCGCGCTGCGGGCAAGGCGCCCCTGTACGCCGGACAGCCCGGCTACCGCGCCGCCCTGGACCGGGACAAGGACGGCGTGGCCTGCGAGTAG